Part of the Arthrobacter sp. MMS18-M83 genome is shown below.
GCCAGGACCACCGCCGTCGTCGAAAAGGCGATCTGGATTCCCACGAGCTCAAGGTTCTTGCCCAGAAGCCCCTGGCGCCCAAAGGTGTAAAGCAGGGCAATGCCACCCACCACCGGCGGCAATACCAAGGGCAGGAGGACGAAGGCGCGGAGGAGCCGCTGCCCGCGGAATGGCCGGCGTGCAAGGACCAGCGCCAAGGGGATGCCGAAGAGGACGCAGAGGGCAGTGCTCCCGGCGGAAGTACGGAGGCTAAGCCCCAGCGCGGTCAGGGAGGACTCGGAGGTTACCAGCGGGATGAACCGGGACCAATCGACCTTTGCCACCATGGCAGCCAACGGCATCAGGACGAACAAGCCACCCACTGCCGCCAAGCCGTAGACCCACCGTGGAACCCCGCTGTAGTTCATCAACGCCTACGGTACGCCAAAGCCCGCGTCTCCCAGGACTTTCTTGCCCTCGCTGCCAGTGACCAGGCTGATGAATGCGGTGGCCAGGTCCTTGTGCTTGCTGGTGCCCACTGTGGCGATCGGGTAGGTGTTGACGGCGTTGCTGGCCTCGGGGAACGGAACCCCCTTGACCTTGTCACCGGCGGCCTTGACGTCGGTGACG
Proteins encoded:
- a CDS encoding ABC transporter permease, whose amino-acid sequence is MNYSGVPRWVYGLAAVGGLFVLMPLAAMVAKVDWSRFIPLVTSESSLTALGLSLRTSAGSTALCVLFGIPLALVLARRPFRGQRLLRAFVLLPLVLPPVVGGIALLYTFGRQGLLGKNLELVGIQIAFSTTAVVLAQTFVALPFLVVSLEGALRTAGNRYEAVAATLGARPTTILRRVTVPMVLPGLASGAVLSFARSLGEFGATLTFAGSLQGVTRTLPLEIYLQRETDADAAVALSLVLVAVAVIVVGLSYRRPHRADIPAEAAA